A region from the Azospirillaceae bacterium genome encodes:
- a CDS encoding contact-dependent growth inhibition system immunity protein — translation MQRQAIQQAYPVLHYIIAAFLHQDYDIEGPELEDAVQAFISRATPEQIKEGRADIARFLTEKAEHLQAALEELTDGDYASEPGMPARDYLLWLDGLLAGALEHNGQHV, via the coding sequence ATGCAACGACAGGCGATCCAGCAGGCCTATCCGGTGCTGCACTACATCATCGCAGCCTTCCTGCATCAGGATTACGACATCGAGGGGCCGGAACTGGAGGATGCCGTGCAGGCGTTCATCAGCCGGGCCACGCCCGAGCAAATCAAGGAAGGACGGGCGGACATCGCCCGCTTCCTGACGGAGAAGGCGGAGCATTTGCAGGCGGCCTTGGAGGAGCTGACGGACGGCGACTATGCCAGCGAGCCGGGCATGCCGGCGCGGGACTACCTGCTGTGGCTGGATGGACTACTCGCCGGTGCCCTCGAACATAACGGACAGCACGTATAG
- a CDS encoding helix-turn-helix domain containing protein yields the protein MRGKNIGEELRKREVILEAARECFSDRGISDTCMKDISKLSGISMGVIYKIFGSKDNIISQSLNMDGILFEIIDIKDDYPDDLIDYLKKEFRKIIEFQNKISTVLYFDMMVISMKRDSALKFVNDSNETLRHRISTIIMIGQELGKIDDRLDAAKGADAILLCIEIVKQLPLFLMRMSLSRKSIYNFIDGWMQLALTFEEED from the coding sequence ATGCGCGGCAAGAATATTGGTGAAGAACTGCGGAAGCGTGAAGTGATACTTGAAGCGGCGCGCGAATGCTTCTCTGATAGGGGGATATCGGACACTTGCATGAAAGATATAAGCAAGTTATCCGGAATCAGCATGGGGGTCATATATAAAATTTTTGGAAGCAAAGACAATATAATTTCGCAGTCACTTAATATGGACGGTATATTATTCGAGATAATAGATATAAAAGATGATTATCCAGATGATTTGATCGATTATCTGAAAAAAGAGTTCAGAAAGATAATAGAATTCCAGAATAAAATAAGCACAGTATTGTATTTTGATATGATGGTCATATCAATGAAGAGAGATAGTGCACTTAAATTTGTAAATGATTCAAATGAAACTTTACGCCATAGAATATCAACAATAATTATGATTGGCCAAGAATTGGGAAAAATAGATGATCGCCTTGATGCTGCAAAAGGAGCAGATGCGATATTATTATGTATTGAAATAGTAAAGCAATTACCATTATTTTTAATGCGCATGAGTCTGTCGCGGAAATCAATATACAATTTCATTGATGGTTGGATGCAGCTTGCATTGACTTTCGAAGAGGAGGACTGA
- a CDS encoding helix-turn-helix transcriptional regulator — translation MFISGLLIGTFDKYRMVVGSDKTEICPSCDMDFKTRVAMRIRAIRKRRGLSQEALAGLIDRSPDAISNVERGISIPAYDTLEVLAKGLGVPLSELFAEDNENDPQRAAALARLNDAARSLDNRMLATAAAIVELLATGPAKQT, via the coding sequence ATGTTTATTTCCGGACTTCTGATCGGTACATTCGATAAATACCGTATGGTAGTCGGTTCCGACAAGACGGAAATCTGCCCATCATGCGACATGGACTTCAAAACTCGCGTGGCAATGCGGATACGAGCCATCCGCAAAAGAAGGGGCCTCAGCCAAGAGGCTCTGGCCGGACTTATTGACCGGTCGCCGGACGCAATCTCAAACGTCGAGCGCGGTATCTCCATCCCGGCCTATGACACGCTGGAGGTTCTGGCGAAGGGGCTGGGGGTACCGCTCAGCGAGTTATTCGCAGAGGACAACGAGAACGATCCTCAACGGGCTGCGGCACTGGCCCGGCTGAACGATGCGGCACGGAGTTTGGACAACAGGATGCTGGCAACGGCTGCCGCGATCGTGGAACTGTTGGCCACAGGGCCCGCTAAACAGACGTAA
- a CDS encoding helix-turn-helix transcriptional regulator has translation MPRSLRSPVQQQLQSLLIELRKVRNLTQTEVANRLRRPQSFVAKYEGGERRLDVVEFIEVSEALDTDARDVLADLILRVSTKTE, from the coding sequence ATGCCTAGATCTCTTCGCTCACCGGTGCAGCAACAACTGCAAAGCTTGCTCATTGAGCTGCGCAAGGTAAGAAATCTGACGCAGACCGAGGTCGCCAATAGGCTAAGGCGCCCCCAGTCCTTTGTTGCGAAATATGAAGGGGGTGAACGCCGCCTTGATGTTGTGGAGTTCATCGAAGTTTCGGAGGCGCTGGATACGGATGCTCGGGATGTGCTGGCAGACCTAATTCTGCGTGTATCAACAAAAACTGAATAG
- a CDS encoding AAA family ATPase, whose product MDKGCVVAGPPGVGKSAFMRALARTCEVPLIVASHGQWQAAGHQGNMLRAMAATFAEARRAAPCLLAIDELDSFASRALEAGPNRSYNHQVMNAFLEYSDSVQGREGVVVVGSCNFPELLDPALTRPGRFERVIRIPFPDKMALQGILRFHLGPNHLQGLDLACFAAALEGATGADCEQVVRGGKRRARLAGRPMRPEDLAAELHPAERQQPLEVRRLVAVHEAGHAVVSAILRPGTLLSASIRASSAALGSVRCRPDDEIMHAGDLLALVKVSLAGRAAEEAVLGEASTAAGGNAESDLATATLLTTQLIAHGLGDQLIWVGPVTARTLPHLLGGNPKLAAKVDALLDAQYGEVLALVRARRQAVEYVAELLLAKETISAEEIVAAGSALWPKAEGREMQ is encoded by the coding sequence ATGGACAAGGGCTGTGTCGTCGCGGGGCCGCCGGGCGTGGGCAAAAGCGCATTCATGCGCGCCCTGGCCAGGACCTGTGAAGTACCCCTGATCGTCGCGTCCCATGGGCAGTGGCAAGCTGCGGGGCACCAGGGAAACATGCTGCGGGCGATGGCGGCTACCTTCGCGGAGGCAAGGCGGGCTGCGCCGTGCCTACTGGCGATTGACGAGCTGGATAGCTTTGCCAGCAGGGCCCTGGAAGCTGGGCCGAACCGTTCCTACAACCACCAAGTCATGAACGCCTTCTTAGAATACTCGGACAGTGTCCAGGGCCGGGAAGGGGTTGTTGTAGTGGGCAGCTGCAACTTCCCCGAATTGTTGGATCCAGCGCTGACCCGGCCTGGCCGCTTCGAGCGCGTCATACGCATTCCGTTCCCCGACAAGATGGCGCTCCAAGGTATTCTCCGCTTCCATCTTGGCCCAAATCATCTGCAAGGCCTGGACCTGGCATGCTTTGCGGCGGCGCTGGAAGGCGCGACGGGAGCAGACTGCGAGCAGGTCGTCCGTGGCGGGAAACGTCGCGCCAGGCTGGCCGGCAGGCCCATGCGACCGGAAGATCTGGCGGCGGAACTACACCCTGCGGAGCGTCAACAGCCGTTGGAAGTCCGGCGCCTTGTCGCCGTTCATGAGGCTGGTCATGCTGTGGTTTCGGCAATCCTGAGGCCCGGAACGCTGCTGTCGGCTTCAATCCGCGCCTCTTCAGCGGCGCTGGGAAGCGTGCGGTGCCGCCCAGACGATGAAATCATGCACGCCGGTGACCTTCTCGCGTTGGTGAAGGTGTCACTGGCTGGACGGGCTGCCGAAGAGGCCGTCCTCGGGGAAGCGAGTACAGCCGCCGGCGGTAACGCCGAAAGCGATTTGGCGACCGCCACCTTGCTTACCACACAGCTCATCGCCCACGGGCTGGGAGATCAGCTGATCTGGGTAGGGCCCGTTACGGCGCGCACGCTGCCCCATCTCCTCGGTGGCAATCCCAAGCTCGCGGCGAAAGTCGATGCGCTGCTGGACGCCCAATACGGGGAAGTGCTCGCCCTCGTCCGTGCCCGACGGCAGGCGGTGGAATATGTCGCCGAGCTTCTGCTCGCCAAGGAGACGATTTCTGCTGAGGAAATCGTCGCCGCTGGAAGTGCGCTTTGGCCCAAAGCCGAGGGGCGAGAAATGCAGTGA
- a CDS encoding IS3 family transposase (programmed frameshift), whose translation MSKTTNKFSPEVRARAVRLVLDHEKDHPSRWAAVMSIAAKIGCSGQTLNEWVKKAEVEAGTRAGVPSDVAERLKALERENRELRQANEILRKASAYFCGGGARPPVQAMIAFIDEHRGAHGVEPICQVLAIAPSTYHRHASRRSNPDRLPARAKRDTRLKVAIRRVFDENFAVYGVRKVWHQLKREGHAVARCTVARLMRDLGLRGVIRGKPVRTTVSDKAAPCPLDHVNRQFHAPRPNMLWLSDFTYVATWQGFVYVAFVIDAYARRIVGWRVSRTAHAAFVLDALEQALHDRRPAKHGGLVHHSDRGVQYVSIKYTERLADAGIEPSVGSVGDSYDNALAETINGLYKAEVIHRRGPWRSFEAVEYATLEWVDWFNHRRILGPIGNIPPAEAEARFHAMTDTPAMAA comes from the exons ATGAGCAAGACGACGAACAAGTTCTCCCCTGAGGTGCGTGCCCGCGCGGTGCGGCTGGTGCTGGATCACGAGAAGGATCATCCGTCCCGTTGGGCGGCGGTGATGTCGATCGCGGCGAAGATCGGCTGTTCGGGCCAAACGCTGAACGAATGGGTGAAGAAGGCCGAGGTTGAAGCAGGCACGCGGGCCGGTGTGCCCAGCGATGTCGCGGAACGGCTGAAGGCGCTGGAACGGGAGAACCGGGAACTGCGCCAAGCGAATGAGATCCTGCGCAAGGCGAGCGCGTATT TTTGCGGCGGCGGAGCTCGACCGCCGGTTCAAGCCATGATTGCCTTCATCGATGAGCATCGGGGTGCGCACGGGGTCGAGCCGATCTGCCAGGTGTTGGCGATCGCCCCGTCGACCTATCACCGGCATGCGTCGCGGCGTTCCAACCCGGACCGCCTGCCGGCGCGGGCCAAGCGGGACACACGGTTGAAGGTCGCAATACGGCGGGTGTTCGACGAGAACTTCGCCGTCTATGGCGTGCGCAAGGTCTGGCATCAGCTCAAGCGGGAGGGCCACGCCGTCGCGCGTTGCACGGTCGCCCGACTGATGCGGGACTTGGGCCTGCGAGGTGTGATCCGGGGCAAGCCGGTGAGGACGACGGTGAGCGACAAGGCGGCACCCTGTCCGCTGGACCATGTCAATCGGCAGTTCCATGCGCCCCGGCCGAACATGCTGTGGCTGTCGGACTTCACCTACGTCGCCACCTGGCAGGGCTTCGTCTACGTGGCCTTCGTCATCGACGCCTACGCCCGGCGCATCGTTGGCTGGCGGGTGTCGCGGACAGCCCATGCCGCCTTCGTGCTCGACGCCCTGGAGCAGGCCCTGCATGACAGGCGACCGGCCAAGCACGGCGGCCTGGTTCACCACTCGGACAGGGGTGTTCAATACGTCAGCATCAAATACACCGAGCGCCTGGCCGATGCCGGGATCGAGCCCTCGGTCGGCAGTGTCGGGGATAGCTACGACAACGCCCTGGCAGAAACCATCAACGGCCTCTACAAGGCCGAGGTGATCCACCGGCGTGGGCCATGGCGATCCTTCGAGGCCGTCGAATACGCCACCCTGGAATGGGTCGATTGGTTCAACCACCGGCGGATCCTGGGGCCCATCGGTAACATCCCGCCCGCCGAAGCTGAGGCTCGCTTCCACGCCATGACGGACACTCCGGCCATGGCCGCCTGA
- a CDS encoding zincin-like metallopeptidase domain-containing protein: MRFRSRAGDLIAPIGATFREGGACACYIPSRDEVHLSAPRCLRVAVAYYATLAHGVTHWTAHASHCARDLKGCFGSENYAAEELLAELGPHSCAVEAQAADWIHARPPQAGVGEAA; this comes from the coding sequence GTGAGATTTCGGTCCCGAGCCGGTGACCTCATCGCTCCCATTGGCGCGACCTTCCGGGAAGGCGGGGCCTGTGCCTGCTACATCCCCAGCCGTGACGAGGTCCACCTTTCTGCCCCTCGCTGTCTCCGCGTTGCTGTGGCCTACTATGCCACGCTAGCCCATGGGGTGACGCACTGGACGGCCCATGCCAGCCATTGTGCCCGTGACCTCAAGGGGTGTTTCGGCTCGGAGAACTACGCCGCCGAGGAGCTGCTGGCCGAACTGGGGCCGCATTCCTGTGCAGTCGAGGCACAGGCCGCCGACTGGATACATGCCCGTCCGCCGCAGGCGGGCGTTGGGGAGGCAGCCTGA
- a CDS encoding twin-arginine translocation signal domain-containing protein has translation MNDFKQLHLGVDRRQFITASAAAVGLAAISHAMPAKADTIIAPEKPRTREALLALLDDTAWVPIGPDNEKHIYVLGAPWCPHCKNLYFEAKKIEKAVQFRWVPGFTNSTWAQQVNLLTAGTRDARVLDQIYNKIQPADLIPQGANWALKWNEDVVDLVELGQPGAGATPVIYIPLGSELRRMAGEETAANFMKLASSIARRPASMTIIPKASAVAGTISKSWEISRSLSLTPVSDTMPLPVRVAPTLEAPVFFNLPPEKALDVKGATITTNGEKWVYLSLSGNGFLERGGWCAADQVYVNDGNKTPVTF, from the coding sequence ATGAATGATTTCAAGCAACTGCATCTGGGCGTCGATCGGCGCCAGTTCATAACGGCATCTGCGGCTGCCGTTGGATTGGCGGCGATTTCACATGCGATGCCAGCCAAGGCGGATACGATAATCGCTCCCGAGAAGCCCAGGACCCGCGAGGCATTGCTGGCGTTGCTGGACGACACAGCCTGGGTGCCAATCGGTCCCGATAATGAAAAGCATATTTACGTATTGGGCGCACCGTGGTGCCCTCATTGTAAGAATCTTTATTTCGAAGCGAAGAAGATAGAAAAGGCTGTCCAATTCAGGTGGGTGCCGGGCTTTACGAACAGCACATGGGCGCAGCAGGTCAACTTGCTGACCGCGGGCACCCGCGACGCCAGGGTGTTGGACCAAATTTACAATAAGATACAACCAGCCGACTTGATCCCCCAGGGTGCGAACTGGGCACTCAAGTGGAATGAGGATGTTGTCGATCTCGTCGAATTGGGCCAGCCTGGCGCGGGCGCGACGCCTGTTATCTACATACCGCTCGGCTCCGAGTTGCGCCGAATGGCCGGTGAGGAGACTGCGGCCAATTTCATGAAGCTCGCCTCCAGCATTGCCCGGAGGCCGGCCTCAATGACGATCATTCCCAAAGCAAGCGCAGTTGCTGGAACGATTTCAAAAAGTTGGGAAATCAGCCGAAGCCTCAGTTTGACGCCCGTGTCCGACACGATGCCGCTTCCCGTACGGGTAGCCCCCACCCTTGAAGCGCCCGTATTTTTCAACCTCCCGCCCGAAAAGGCGCTGGATGTCAAAGGCGCCACCATTACGACGAACGGTGAGAAATGGGTGTATCTGTCGCTTTCTGGAAACGGCTTCTTGGAGCGCGGTGGATGGTGTGCCGCTGATCAGGTCTACGTGAACGATGGCAACAAAACTCCCGTCACGTTTTGA